The DNA window TCGAGTTTGGACGCGTCGAACATCACCGACGAGAAGCCGAGCGCCACGGCCTCGCGCACCAGCTCGGGCGACTCGGCATGGTCGAGGTGCACGGCGACGTCCACCTTCGCCGCGCGGGCCGCCGCCAGTGCCGCCGAGCCGATCGGGGCCAGCGCGCCGTGGTACCGCACCGCGTTCTGGCTCAGCTGCAGGATGACCGGCGCGCCCGCGGCCTCGGCGCCTTCGATGATCGCGGTGACGTGCTCGACGCCGATGGCGTTCAGCGCTCCGCTTCCCCGCCGCGCGGCGAGGATGTCAGTCGTCGGTACCAGTGGCATGGTCCACCTCCACGGCGTCGTACTCGCGCCGGTAGTGCTCGATGTCGATGTCCCCGGCGAGCGGGCCCAGTACGGCCGCCGCCGAGAGCGCGACCGCGCGGCGCAGCACCGCGGGCCAGTCGGGAGCTCCGCCGGCGAGTTCGAGCGCGATCCCCGCCACGGCCGCGTCCCCCGCGCCCGTCGTGTTCCCGGTCAGCGCCTTGGACGGGCGCGCGAGCCAGCTCCCGCCCTCGGCCACCGCGAGCATGCCGTCGGCGCCGAGCGAAGCGACCACGGCTCCCGCGCCCGCGCGGCACAGCTCTTCGGCCGCGCGCAACGGATCCCCGATCCCCGTCACGTCGCGGAGTTCGTCGAGGTTCGGCTTCACCACGGACGGATGCGCGGAAAGGCCCGCCGTCAAGGCGGGGCCTGACGTGTCGAGCACGGTGGGCATCCCGGCGTCGCGCAGCAGGTCCGCGTACGCCGAAACCGGCACGCCGCCGGGAAGGCTGCCGGAGCACACCAGCACCGACGCCGTGCGCGCCGCGGCACCGACCGAGGATACGAACCGCGCCCAGTCCTGTTCGGACAGTGCGGGACCCGGCTCGCTGATCAGCGTCACCGTCTCGTCCACTGTGGACAGGATCGTGGTGGTGCGTCGCGTTCCGGCGGCCACTTCGGTGAACTCGTGCGCGATCCCGGCCGCGGCGAGGTCCCGCACCACGGCGGCGCCGTCGTGCCCGCCCGCGATGCCGAGCGCCCGCGTCGGCGCACCGAGCGCGTGCAGCACGCGTGCCACGTTGACGCCCTTGCCGCCCGCCCTGCGCTCCACAGTGGACGTGCGGTGAGCGGCGTCGGGGACCAGCCGCGGCACGCGGTAGGTCACGTCGAGCGCCGCGTTCGGCGTCACCGTCACGATCACCGCGCCAGCTCCAGTGCCATCAGCCCCGCGCCGAGGTTTCCCGCTTCGTCACCGAGTTCGGCGACGCGCAGCTCGGGCATGCGCTGGAAGGTGAGGGTCGAGGAAAGCCGCTCGCGCACCGGGTCGAGCACGAACGGGCCCGCCGCGAACAGCCCGCCGCCGAGCACCACGACCTCCGGCGCCAGCAGCGTGACCAGCGTGTGAATGCCCTTCGCGAGGGCTTCGAGGGCTTCCTTCAGCACCACGGCCGCGTCGGCGTCGCCCGCGCGCGCCGCGTCGACGACCTGCTGGCCGCCCTCGGCGGCCCGTCCGGTGCGGTCGCGGAACCGGCGCGCGATCGCCGACGCCGACGCGATCGCCTCCAGGCACCCG is part of the Amycolatopsis sp. CA-230715 genome and encodes:
- a CDS encoding 1-phosphofructokinase family hexose kinase, which gives rise to MIVTVTPNAALDVTYRVPRLVPDAAHRTSTVERRAGGKGVNVARVLHALGAPTRALGIAGGHDGAAVVRDLAAAGIAHEFTEVAAGTRRTTTILSTVDETVTLISEPGPALSEQDWARFVSSVGAAARTASVLVCSGSLPGGVPVSAYADLLRDAGMPTVLDTSGPALTAGLSAHPSVVKPNLDELRDVTGIGDPLRAAEELCRAGAGAVVASLGADGMLAVAEGGSWLARPSKALTGNTTGAGDAAVAGIALELAGGAPDWPAVLRRAVALSAAAVLGPLAGDIDIEHYRREYDAVEVDHATGTDD